In one Vulgatibacter incomptus genomic region, the following are encoded:
- a CDS encoding tetratricopeptide repeat protein, producing MAAASCACLLAAAPQPAVAAKAARPGAGAASAPKAGPVSQAPARTDAESLEVHSAGGEEKEAAIAGSAAEADGSEQAIAQALDAVRSAPLDPALQRRLGERCFAGGRVDCALAAFDQMVKLAPADVDARIDLGAVYFQLGRLDQALAQFKRATELEPSRYTAWLDLGIASRRGGLLHQAVTALRKATELRPGEVEAWSQLAAAYARRHAVEEAVAAYRKAIALDPSHAASHNNLGNLMLEQGRYAEAIAAYRRAAKLDPADSDFVYNEGVALLRGGDLDAAVTAFEKALALRPENPRAQNNLGVIHGKRKEIPAMIAAFQAALRLDPRFTQAAYNLGLAYLADGKLDLAISALQDAVLLEPASADAHRALGDALFRKGHIALAKAEYQEVLRLRPGDAAAMRQSALALAAEGKGGAAVRQLRLAIEMNPYDARAYFFLAKALAEQGEAEEAEKRYRESLKLDAADPEPHFFLGELLVARGRAPEGYKEYEAAVAAEEGYAPAQFRLGEASLGRQKYDAAVEWFTAAAKDPELRPEALFKLGDAWDRQGRFAEAARAYRDALEVKPAYAEIRAELCSVLYRQGQLEASLAECRRAIREKPELGAAHYYLAFALYKKGMVDAAVDSLRSAVAAQPTMEQAHFWLGKLLEEKGDLGAAKASYSEALRLKPGYDEAQVALQKLGGAGK from the coding sequence TTGGCGGCGGCCTCGTGCGCGTGCCTCCTCGCGGCGGCGCCGCAGCCCGCGGTCGCCGCGAAGGCGGCCCGCCCCGGCGCCGGCGCGGCGTCCGCCCCGAAGGCGGGGCCCGTTTCGCAGGCGCCGGCCCGGACCGACGCGGAATCGCTCGAGGTCCACTCCGCAGGTGGCGAGGAGAAGGAGGCGGCGATCGCGGGTTCGGCTGCAGAGGCCGACGGCTCGGAGCAGGCCATCGCCCAGGCCCTCGACGCGGTGCGCTCTGCGCCCCTCGATCCCGCGCTGCAGCGGCGCCTGGGCGAGCGCTGCTTCGCCGGCGGCCGCGTGGACTGCGCGCTGGCGGCATTCGACCAGATGGTCAAGCTCGCGCCGGCCGACGTGGACGCGCGAATCGATCTCGGCGCCGTCTACTTCCAGCTCGGCAGGCTCGACCAGGCCCTCGCGCAGTTCAAGCGCGCCACGGAGCTGGAGCCTTCGCGGTACACGGCGTGGCTCGACCTGGGCATCGCCTCTCGCCGCGGGGGGCTCCTGCACCAGGCGGTGACCGCGCTGCGCAAGGCCACCGAGCTCCGCCCGGGCGAGGTGGAGGCCTGGTCGCAGCTCGCGGCGGCGTACGCGCGTCGACACGCAGTCGAAGAGGCGGTCGCCGCCTACCGCAAGGCGATCGCTCTCGATCCCTCCCACGCGGCCAGCCACAACAACCTCGGCAACCTCATGCTGGAGCAGGGGCGCTACGCCGAAGCGATCGCCGCCTACCGCCGCGCCGCCAAGCTCGATCCCGCGGATTCCGACTTCGTCTACAACGAGGGCGTGGCGCTCCTCCGCGGGGGCGACCTGGACGCCGCGGTGACGGCCTTCGAGAAGGCCCTCGCCCTCCGTCCGGAGAACCCGCGGGCGCAGAACAACCTCGGGGTGATCCACGGCAAGCGCAAGGAGATCCCCGCGATGATCGCCGCGTTCCAGGCGGCGCTCCGGCTGGATCCCCGCTTCACACAGGCGGCGTACAACCTGGGCCTCGCCTACCTCGCCGACGGGAAGCTCGACCTCGCGATCTCCGCGCTCCAGGACGCCGTGCTGCTCGAGCCCGCGTCGGCGGATGCGCACCGCGCCCTCGGCGACGCGCTCTTCCGCAAGGGGCACATCGCGCTGGCGAAGGCCGAGTACCAGGAGGTGCTCCGGCTGCGCCCCGGCGACGCGGCGGCCATGCGGCAGTCGGCGCTGGCGTTGGCAGCCGAAGGCAAGGGCGGCGCCGCCGTGCGCCAGCTCCGCCTGGCGATCGAGATGAACCCCTACGACGCGCGGGCGTATTTCTTCCTCGCCAAGGCCCTCGCGGAGCAGGGCGAGGCCGAGGAGGCGGAGAAGCGCTACCGCGAGTCCCTGAAGCTGGACGCCGCCGATCCCGAGCCCCACTTCTTCCTCGGCGAGCTCCTCGTGGCTCGGGGCCGTGCACCGGAAGGATACAAGGAGTACGAGGCGGCGGTCGCCGCCGAAGAGGGCTATGCGCCGGCGCAGTTCCGTCTCGGCGAGGCGAGCCTCGGCCGACAGAAGTACGACGCCGCGGTGGAGTGGTTCACGGCTGCGGCGAAGGATCCGGAGCTGCGCCCGGAGGCGCTCTTCAAGCTGGGCGACGCGTGGGATCGGCAGGGCCGCTTCGCCGAGGCGGCGCGCGCCTACCGCGACGCCCTCGAGGTGAAGCCCGCGTACGCCGAGATCCGGGCCGAGCTCTGCTCCGTGCTCTACCGGCAGGGCCAGCTCGAAGCCTCGCTCGCGGAGTGCCGCCGGGCCATCCGCGAGAAGCCCGAGCTCGGCGCCGCCCACTACTACCTGGCGTTCGCCCTCTACAAGAAGGGGATGGTCGACGCCGCGGTCGACTCGCTGCGCTCGGCGGTGGCGGCGCAGCCGACCATGGAGCAGGCGCATTTCTGGCTCGGCAAGCTCCTGGAGGAGAAGGGCGACCTCGGCGCCGCGAAGGCCTCCTACTCCGAGGCGCTCCGCCTGAAGCCCGGCTACGACGAGGCGCAGGTGGCCCTACAGAAGCTTGGGGGCGCTGGGAAGTGA
- a CDS encoding tetratricopeptide repeat protein produces MMSRAFGFSALAALLLCASGCASTRVVQPPAPEDEIARLQRNVTKVRFAIQSTKDQIDRSRGQAYLPDLYLRLAELHVEEARYHYFIAYEGQKRREKAVTSVQARLLKERAVGIYERILQEFPDFADRDKVLFFISHEYRELGEFDKMREFLRRITTEHPQSRYRNEALLVLGDYHFDRSELDDAERSYQSILASPESGTHAMARYKLAWVRINRLDHAGALKLFEEAITKLLDEGEEGGSRRIDLRREALIDLVFPYTEVHKKPVEQLAYFRRLADSRTTYLAALSKLGRRWFVKGEFALAGQVYRELLALGADDEDSVEWVQRLYDGVLREKRFDFVAQDVRLVCGVYAARRYDWRLGAKEKENLRVELEAYARDLATKGHQAAKDHRDETLFARVGDAYDTYLAFFADQPASAEIRMNLAEVRTAAGQSLLAGRAWERVMQDAPEAERQSATVNAVSSYAKSLEQAHKLARLEQAQARSGLRKAARVYLASWPRGADRAGVKFQLARTFYDEARYDDAAELFAALVEEYPSSPEGEAAAELALDSLRSREDFGGLVVLARRMASNERIPPKVRADLMAMASGAESRALEGVTLAAGSGGEGMVDGLMAFASSHQGSSIGERALVNAFITARNSDDLEQVVEVGERLLRDYPDTEVAPDVLASLGKMSVQAADFQRAARYFDEAAARQKDPAARTPTLRAAGTLMAYLGDGQGARRAFGAVLSGAASDAAREEVALTFAELLELSGDWAGSADVLGRTRAAGVGSARLEFRLGQALARLGRGGDAASHFERAAAISSADPEQAEAVAGARYLLAAPAYDQFASIRFGGGADAQVIQAKFAALSRVEGAMVDVIERQSAQWALAALGRLAMAYDDAATFLEKAPLPAGVDEAGGARYRAALASRAEDYRSKSQEAISTCAAKAGELKVFTAAARACLSGKPLAGEAEDRVEAPARRGAPRWPWPARSGRGSQRTPRTTRRSASSPPSTSGRATPTRRGSWWTRRRRAAPTRRRSTSAA; encoded by the coding sequence ATGATGTCGCGGGCATTTGGATTTTCGGCTCTCGCCGCGCTGCTCCTGTGCGCGTCGGGCTGCGCGTCGACGCGGGTGGTTCAGCCCCCGGCGCCCGAGGACGAGATCGCGCGGCTGCAGCGGAACGTGACCAAGGTCCGTTTCGCGATCCAGTCCACCAAGGATCAGATCGACCGATCCCGCGGGCAGGCCTACCTCCCCGACCTCTACCTGCGGCTCGCCGAGCTCCACGTCGAGGAGGCGCGCTACCACTACTTCATCGCCTACGAGGGGCAGAAGCGCCGCGAGAAGGCGGTGACCTCCGTGCAGGCCCGCCTCCTCAAGGAGCGTGCCGTCGGGATCTACGAGCGGATCCTGCAGGAGTTCCCGGACTTCGCCGATCGCGACAAGGTGCTCTTCTTCATCTCCCACGAGTACCGGGAGCTCGGCGAGTTCGACAAGATGCGGGAGTTCCTGCGTCGAATCACGACCGAGCATCCCCAGAGCCGGTATCGGAACGAAGCGCTGCTGGTGCTCGGCGATTACCACTTCGACCGCAGCGAGCTCGACGACGCCGAGCGCAGCTACCAGTCGATCCTGGCGTCGCCCGAGTCGGGCACCCACGCGATGGCCCGCTACAAGCTGGCCTGGGTGCGGATCAACCGCCTCGACCACGCGGGCGCGCTCAAGCTCTTCGAGGAGGCGATCACGAAGCTCCTGGACGAGGGCGAGGAGGGCGGCTCGCGGCGGATCGATCTGCGCCGGGAGGCGCTGATCGACCTCGTCTTCCCCTACACCGAGGTGCACAAGAAGCCGGTGGAACAGCTCGCCTACTTCCGGCGCCTGGCGGACTCCCGCACGACCTACCTCGCGGCCCTCTCGAAGCTCGGGCGCCGGTGGTTCGTGAAGGGTGAGTTCGCCCTCGCCGGACAGGTCTACCGCGAGCTCCTGGCCCTGGGCGCGGACGACGAGGACTCGGTGGAGTGGGTCCAGCGCCTCTACGACGGCGTGCTTCGTGAGAAGCGCTTCGACTTCGTGGCGCAGGACGTGCGCCTGGTCTGCGGCGTCTACGCTGCGCGGCGCTACGACTGGCGCCTCGGCGCGAAGGAGAAGGAGAACCTGCGCGTCGAGCTCGAGGCCTACGCCCGGGATCTCGCGACCAAGGGCCACCAGGCGGCGAAGGATCACCGCGACGAGACCCTCTTCGCCCGGGTGGGCGACGCCTACGACACCTACCTCGCCTTCTTCGCCGATCAGCCGGCCTCCGCCGAGATCCGCATGAACCTCGCCGAGGTCCGGACGGCTGCGGGCCAGAGCCTCCTCGCCGGACGGGCCTGGGAGCGCGTGATGCAGGACGCGCCGGAGGCCGAGCGTCAGTCGGCGACGGTGAACGCCGTCTCGTCGTACGCGAAGTCGCTGGAGCAGGCACACAAGCTCGCGCGGCTGGAGCAGGCGCAGGCGAGGTCCGGTCTCCGGAAGGCGGCACGGGTCTACCTCGCCTCGTGGCCTCGGGGCGCCGACCGCGCCGGCGTGAAGTTCCAGCTCGCCCGCACCTTCTACGACGAGGCGCGGTACGACGACGCCGCGGAGCTCTTCGCGGCCCTCGTGGAGGAGTACCCGTCGTCGCCCGAGGGCGAGGCGGCGGCGGAGCTCGCGCTGGATTCGCTGCGGTCCCGAGAGGACTTCGGCGGCCTGGTGGTGCTCGCGCGGCGCATGGCCTCGAACGAGCGGATCCCGCCGAAGGTCCGGGCGGACCTGATGGCGATGGCCTCCGGCGCCGAGTCGAGGGCCCTCGAGGGCGTGACCCTCGCGGCGGGCTCGGGCGGCGAGGGGATGGTGGACGGCCTGATGGCCTTCGCCTCCAGCCACCAGGGGAGCAGCATCGGCGAGCGGGCGCTCGTGAACGCCTTCATCACCGCGCGTAACTCCGATGACCTCGAGCAGGTGGTCGAGGTCGGCGAGCGCCTCCTACGCGACTACCCCGACACCGAGGTGGCGCCGGACGTCCTCGCCTCCCTGGGCAAGATGTCGGTGCAGGCGGCGGACTTCCAGCGCGCGGCGCGCTACTTCGACGAGGCCGCCGCGCGGCAGAAGGATCCGGCCGCTCGGACGCCGACGCTCCGCGCCGCCGGAACGCTGATGGCGTATCTGGGCGACGGCCAGGGTGCGCGGCGCGCCTTCGGGGCGGTGCTCTCGGGCGCCGCGTCGGACGCTGCCCGCGAGGAGGTCGCGCTGACCTTCGCCGAGCTCCTGGAGCTGAGCGGAGACTGGGCCGGAAGCGCGGACGTCCTCGGCAGGACCCGGGCAGCCGGCGTCGGGAGCGCTCGCCTCGAGTTCCGCCTCGGCCAGGCCCTCGCGCGCCTCGGGCGGGGCGGCGACGCGGCCTCGCACTTCGAGCGCGCGGCAGCCATCTCCTCCGCGGATCCGGAGCAGGCCGAGGCGGTGGCGGGAGCGCGCTACCTCCTCGCCGCCCCGGCGTACGATCAGTTCGCGTCGATCCGCTTCGGCGGCGGCGCAGACGCACAGGTGATCCAGGCGAAGTTCGCGGCGCTCTCGCGCGTCGAGGGCGCGATGGTCGACGTCATCGAGCGGCAGAGCGCGCAGTGGGCGCTCGCTGCCCTTGGACGGCTCGCCATGGCCTACGATGACGCGGCGACGTTCCTCGAGAAGGCGCCGCTGCCCGCCGGCGTGGACGAGGCGGGAGGCGCCCGGTATCGGGCCGCTCTCGCTTCCCGTGCGGAGGACTATCGCTCCAAGTCGCAGGAGGCGATCTCGACCTGTGCGGCGAAGGCGGGTGAGCTGAAGGTCTTCACGGCGGCGGCGCGGGCGTGCCTGTCCGGGAAGCCCCTGGCCGGCGAAGCCGAGGATCGCGTCGAGGCGCCGGCGCGTCGGGGTGCCCCCCGATGGCCGTGGCCGGCGAGATCCGGGCGCGGATCGCAAAGGACTCCAAGGACTACGCGGCGCTCGGCGAGCTCGCCACCCTCTACCTCAGGGCGGGCGACCCCTACCAGGCGCGGCTCGTGGTGGACAAGGCGTCGGAGGGCGGCGCCGACTCGGCGACGTTCAACCTCCGCGGCGTGA
- a CDS encoding outer membrane beta-barrel domain-containing protein: MNRFSVAAVAAALLAVVWSGPANADDLDEGGALYAVQNRKYTASHEFSVNAGSLPMDAFYKGYTASGAYTLHFSDLWAWEVVNAAYSFNVDTDLRRELESNWGVTPTRFPTIQWLGNSNLVVKPLYGKLAWLNGSLLYGELFFTAGPAVASYESDGELQSSGTYVGANVGLGLRFYLSESWSLRLDARDYYFVSPKDVKSTSNELFFSTGISLNVR; the protein is encoded by the coding sequence ATGAATCGATTCTCGGTCGCGGCTGTCGCCGCGGCGCTCCTCGCGGTCGTCTGGAGCGGACCCGCGAACGCAGACGATCTCGACGAGGGCGGTGCGCTCTACGCGGTGCAGAACCGCAAGTACACGGCGAGCCACGAGTTCTCGGTGAACGCGGGCTCTCTGCCGATGGACGCGTTCTACAAGGGCTACACGGCGTCCGGCGCGTACACGCTGCACTTCTCCGACCTCTGGGCCTGGGAGGTCGTCAACGCCGCGTACTCCTTCAACGTGGACACGGATCTGCGCAGGGAGCTCGAGTCGAACTGGGGCGTGACGCCGACCCGCTTCCCCACGATCCAGTGGCTCGGAAACTCGAACCTCGTGGTGAAGCCGCTCTACGGCAAGCTCGCCTGGCTCAACGGCAGCCTCCTCTACGGCGAGCTCTTCTTCACCGCGGGGCCGGCGGTGGCGAGCTACGAGAGCGACGGCGAGCTCCAGAGCTCCGGCACCTACGTCGGGGCCAACGTCGGCCTGGGCCTGCGCTTCTACCTCTCGGAGTCCTGGTCGCTCCGCCTGGACGCCCGCGACTACTACTTCGTGTCGCCGAAGGACGTGAAGAGCACGAGCAACGAGCTCTTCTTCTCCACCGGGATCAGCCTCAATGTCCGCTAG